In Apium graveolens cultivar Ventura chromosome 10, ASM990537v1, whole genome shotgun sequence, the following are encoded in one genomic region:
- the LOC141692876 gene encoding umbelliferone 6-dimethylallyltransferase, chloroplastic-like, translated as MPQTFMHSRFSHSFLHLQREKGFITSLHRQRRHAKILMGDGEFLPSWVVCCEKKLDFTKNNISSSRDKSRTQRSTRVQTFGATSDGEVVLQPKDDHGTTWQSTFCRKWDAFVTFSRPYTIICTSIGVCSVSLLPLTSVGDFSPAYFVGLIQALIAFICGNIYTSGINQLVDSDMDKINKPYLPLVSGELSVGEVRAIVTALTFMCLAIGIMFQSAPLFIGLLSFFLIGTAYSVELPFLRWKTKPAMAIFSMAGMSGLTYQPGVFYHIQNALGKPMVLSRSAAFTTIFFSIFGAVLGLIKDIPDVEGDKACGNQTFCVRYGKEKVFSLSLNILLIAYGSAVALGASSSLLICKIVSVIGHTTLASLLMLRANSINLEDPVSTQSFYMFLFKLLYAEYALIQFMR; from the exons ATGCCTCAAACATTTATGCATTCACGCTTCTCCCACAGTTTCTTACATCTTCAACGAGAAAAGG GCTTTATTACATCCCTTCACAGGCAGAGAAGACATGCAAAAATATTGATGGGAGATGGTGAATTTCTTCCTTCATGGGTGGTTTGTTGCGAAAAGAAATTAGATTTCACAAAGAACAATATTAGCAGCAGTCGTgacaagtcaagaacacagagAAGTACACGTGTGCAAACATTTGGTGCCACTTCAGACGGTGAGGTTGTGTTACAGCCCAAAGACGATCACGGAACAACATGGCAGAGTACATTTTGTAGAAAATGGGATGCGTTTGTGACGTTTAGCCGTCCATACACTATTATTTGCACA AGTATTGGAGTATGTTCAGTTTCTCTCCTGCCCCTGACTTCAGTTGGAGATTTCTCACCTGCATATTTTGTTGGACTAATACAG GCACTTATAGCATTTATCTGTGGGAACATCTATACGTCGGGGATAAATCAACTAGTTGATTCGGACATGGACAAA ATCAACAAGCCTTATCTTCCACTGGTTTCTGGAGAACTTTCCGTGGGGGAAGTGAGAGCAATTGTCACAGCATTGACTTTTATG TGCCTGGCCATTGGAATCATGTTTCAGTCTGCACCATTGTTCATTGGACTTCTCTCTTTTTTTCTAATTGGAACAGCATATTCTGTTGAG CTGCCTTTTCTTAGATGGAAAACAAAACCGGCAATGGCCATATTTTCTATGGCGGGAATGTCTGGACTCACCTATCAACCTGGTGTTTTCTACCACATCCAG AATGCGCTCGGTAAACCAATGGTACTCTCAAGGTCAGCGGCCTTTACTACCATTTTCTTCAGCATCTTTGGAGCTGTTCTAGGATTGATCAAG GACATACCTGATGTTGAAGGTGACAAAGCGTGCGGCAACCAGACATTCTGTGTCAGATATGGCAAGGAGAAA GTCTTTTCTCTCAGCCTAAATATCCTGCTAATTGCCTATGGGTCTGCTGTGGCTTTAGGAGCCTCTTCCTCGCTCCTAATCTGCAAGATTGTGTCT GTGATCGGTCATACTACACTTGCCTCCCTCCTTATGCTCCGAGCAAATTCTATTAATCTGGAAGATCCTGTATCAACACAGTccttttatatgtttttatttAAG CTGCTTTATGCCGAGTATGCCCTGATTCAATTTATGCGCTGA
- the LOC141691494 gene encoding uncharacterized protein LOC141691494 yields MNVETLVRATCAGELKLYVIPNYVDVITLKATMIAINNRFKWYYVSCKACVKKATHQDGVFICNSCRKSVDQPLAMFCIDVQVEDGTGTTTVVLLNSISEHLLDTSANKIINKIPPGDDTVPRELQELLGREYVFKLKLNKYNLVDGLQDYGVSSIFTPVQDLETAYENKMLEQATPEMMTSSSSSVPESSNQRKRKLSPVIKADAEGIIKP; encoded by the exons ATGAACGTGGAGACCCTGGTGAGGGCTACCTGCGCCGGAGAGCTGAAGCTATATGTTATTCCCAACTAC GTTGATGTTATCACATTGAAGGCTACAATGATTGCCATCAACAATCGCTTCAAATGGTATTATGTGTCGTGCAAGGCATGTGTGAAGAAGGCCACTCATCAGGATGGGGTTTTTATCTGCAACAGTTGCAGGAAGTCGGTTGACCAGCCGCTGGCAAT GTTTTGCATTGATGTTCAGGTTGAGGATGGCACCGGAACTACAACTGTTGTTTTACTCAATTCTATTTCTGAGCACTTGCTAGACACCTCAGCCAATAAAATTATTAACAAAATACCACCAGGCGATGATACTGTGCCTCGAGAGCTGCAAGAACTTTTGGGTAGGGAATATGTGTTTAAACTGAAGTTGAACAAGTACAATTTGGTTGATGGGCTGCAGGATTATGGGGTATCATCTATTTTCACCCCTGTGCAAGACCTGGAGACTGCTTATGAAAATAAAATGCTAGAACAA GCTACTCCCGAAATGATGACTTCTTCATCTAGCAGTGTTCCTGAAAGTAGCAACCAGCGGAAGAGGAAGTTGTCTCCAGTTATCAAGGCTGATGCAGAGGGAATCATCAAGCCTTAG